One Frankia alni ACN14a DNA window includes the following coding sequences:
- a CDS encoding AtpZ/AtpI family protein, with product MNERGERSERGEHGPGLVGGAARRPGPDGGSPEGAGIPHASGRPPRQRARGGQHPGEAWNVFGTLIAGMAFWGLVGFGADRLFGFRALFLPIGLAVGMGAAMYLVIYRLTQR from the coding sequence ATGAACGAACGCGGCGAGCGCAGCGAGCGCGGCGAGCACGGCCCGGGGCTGGTCGGCGGCGCCGCGCGGCGGCCCGGGCCCGATGGTGGATCACCCGAAGGTGCCGGCATCCCGCACGCGTCCGGTCGTCCGCCCCGGCAGCGCGCCCGGGGCGGGCAGCACCCAGGCGAGGCGTGGAACGTCTTCGGAACTCTGATCGCCGGGATGGCGTTCTGGGGACTGGTGGGCTTTGGTGCCGACCGGCTGTTCGGCTTTCGGGCGCTGTTCCTGCCCATCGGCCTCGCGGTCGGCATGGGCGCCGCCATGTACCTGGTCATCTACCGGCTGACCCAGCGCTAG
- a CDS encoding MraY family glycosyltransferase yields MREYLLVFVVSAAVTFLATPLARTFAMRIGAVAGVRDRDVHAIPTPRLGGLAMLAGLYAGLEVADRLPFLSVVSQDWSETRAVLIAGTLICLLGVADDRWELDSLTKLAGQVAAAGIMVLLGVQWSFAIDRNSETTLSLGPETAVPLSILATVLLINAMNFIDGLDGLAAGVAAIASLATFYFAYEIAVIDGFYRASPAALLAAVTAGVCVGFLPHNFNPARLFMGDSGSMLIGLLSAASMISVTGQVAYGGYAGPSRSYPSLIPLAIPVAVLAVPFLDLGLAVIRRTRAGRSPFAADKMHLHHRMLEIGNSHVRAVLFMYFWAALVGFGGVAASFSASPLPILVATVGVGLAALLALLVRTQKSARA; encoded by the coding sequence GTGCGCGAGTACCTGCTCGTCTTCGTGGTCTCGGCGGCGGTGACGTTCCTCGCCACGCCGCTGGCCCGGACCTTCGCCATGCGCATCGGCGCCGTCGCCGGGGTGCGTGACCGCGACGTCCACGCGATCCCGACGCCCCGGCTCGGCGGCCTGGCGATGCTCGCCGGCCTCTACGCCGGGCTGGAGGTGGCCGACCGGCTGCCGTTTCTGTCGGTGGTCTCCCAGGACTGGTCGGAGACGCGGGCCGTGCTCATCGCCGGCACGCTGATCTGCCTGCTCGGCGTCGCCGACGACCGGTGGGAGCTGGACTCCCTGACCAAGCTCGCCGGCCAGGTCGCCGCCGCCGGCATCATGGTGCTGCTCGGCGTCCAGTGGTCGTTCGCCATCGACCGCAACAGCGAGACCACGCTGAGCCTCGGGCCGGAGACCGCGGTCCCGCTGTCGATCCTCGCCACCGTCCTGCTGATCAACGCGATGAACTTCATCGACGGGCTCGACGGGCTCGCCGCCGGCGTCGCGGCGATCGCGTCACTGGCGACCTTCTACTTCGCCTACGAGATCGCGGTGATCGACGGTTTCTACCGGGCGTCGCCCGCGGCCCTGCTCGCCGCGGTCACCGCCGGGGTGTGCGTCGGGTTCCTGCCGCACAACTTCAATCCGGCCCGGCTGTTCATGGGCGACTCCGGCTCCATGCTGATCGGCCTGCTGTCCGCCGCCTCGATGATCTCCGTCACCGGGCAGGTCGCCTACGGGGGTTACGCTGGACCCTCGCGGTCGTATCCGTCGCTGATCCCGCTGGCGATTCCCGTGGCCGTCCTCGCTGTTCCCTTCCTCGACCTGGGGCTCGCGGTCATCCGGCGGACGCGGGCGGGGCGGTCGCCGTTCGCGGCCGACAAGATGCATCTCCACCACCGGATGCTGGAGATCGGTAATTCGCACGTGAGGGCGGTTCTGTTCATGTATTTCTGGGCGGCTCTGGTCGGGTTCGGCGGTGTCGCCGCGTCGTTCTCCGCCTCCCCCCTGCCGATCCTCGTCGCCACCGTCGGGGTCGGGCTCGCGGCGCTGCTCGCGCTGCTCGTCCGTACGCAGAAGTCGGCACGCGCGTGA